A stretch of Cicer arietinum cultivar CDC Frontier isolate Library 1 chromosome 5, Cicar.CDCFrontier_v2.0, whole genome shotgun sequence DNA encodes these proteins:
- the LOC101506003 gene encoding transcription factor MYB98-like, giving the protein MNLETKLTLIYASKPQYSLENYYMKNHENPIGGFPNSSQGFMQDFNHINKFNVNGSFFNPVSGVQTTNFDPCDNFTYDFKPNLMENNGNGNAYVMDNFLYGGYGLNISQRNNNKVEMMVTNQQNYFPFNINSQGTKPLNFVVPDQISCISPMNYYKRIGMNRNNARKTEKVQKSNIVKGQWTVQEDRLLIQLVEKYGLRKWSHIAQLFPGRIGKQCRERWHNHLRPDIKKDIWSEEEDKILIKAHSEIGNKWAEIAKILAGRTENSIKNHWNATKRRQYSKRKCRSKYPRGTLLQEYIKSLNLDKNPPKDYRRKPTNNATLFKNKTSQITLSQTPYQQFCPNQCLVPSSDFDDVQDFESLFQDGCSIDSLLEDMKCGSSVNLVDETDIMGSVMVGVEVKKEMVSLLN; this is encoded by the exons ATGAATCTTGAGACAAAGCTTACATTAATCTATGCTTCAAAGCCACAATATTCACTAGAAAATTACTACATGAAAAATCATGAGAATCCTATTGGTGGATTTCCTAATTCATCTCAAGGATTCATGCAAGATTTTAATCACATTAATAAGTTTAATGTGAATGGGTCATTTTTCAATCCTGTTTCTGGGGTCCAAACAACAAATTTTGATCCTTGTGATAATTTTACATACGATTTCAAGCCTAATTTGATGGAGAATAATGGTAATGGTAATGCTTATGTTATGGACAATTTTTTATATGGAGGCTATGGTTTGAACATTTCTcagagaaataataataaagtggAAATGATGGTTACAAAccaacaaaattattttccttttaatattaattctcAAGGAACCAAGCCTTTGAATTTTGTTGTACCCGATCAAATCTCATGCATATCACCAATGAATTATTACAAAAGAATTGGCATGAACAGAAACAATGCTAGAAAGACAGAAAAAGTTCAGAAGTCCAACATAGTCAAAGGTCAATGGACAGTACAAGAAgatag GTTGTTGATTCAGCTGGTTGAAAAATATGGATTGAGAAAGTGGTCTCATATTGCTCAGCTATTCCCAGGTAGAATAGGAAAACAATGCAGAGAGAGATGGCATAATCATCTAAGGCCTGACATTAAG AAGGATATATGGAGTGAGGAAGAGGacaaaatattgataaaagCTCATTCAGAGATAGGAAACAAATGGGCAGAGATAGCTAAAATATTAGCTGGAAGAACTGAAAACTCAATCAAAAACCATTGGAATGCAACCAAAAGAAGACAATATTCAAAAAGAAAGTGTCGTTCAAAGTACCCTAGAGGAACTCTTCTACAAGAATATATCAAAAGCTTGAACCTTGACAAAAACCCTCCAAAAGATTATAGAAGAAAACCTACCAATAATGCTACTTTGTTCAAAAACAAAACCAGTCAAATCACTCTGTCTCAAACACCTTATCAACAATTTTGTCCCAATCAGTGTTTGGTACCAAGTTCTGATTTTGATGATGTCCAAGattttgagagtttgtttcaaGATGGGTGTAGTATTGATTCTCTGCTAGAGGATATGAAATGTGGATCAAGTGTTAATCTTGTTGATGAGACAGATATTATGGGATCAGTTATGGTTGGAGTTGAAGTTAAGAAGGAGATGGTGTCACTGCTCAATTAA